The Sulfitobacter guttiformis genome contains a region encoding:
- a CDS encoding ABC transporter permease, translated as MHPIVKLVAQRLALGFLLLLAASVLIFAGTTMLPGDVAQQILGQGATPTALANLRAELGLNDPPVTRYLAWLGGVLQGDLGTALTNGRDIADSIGGRLKNTMFLAFWAAAISVPLAIFLGLLAVRYKDKWPDKLISSVTLTTISIPEFMIGYILVYWLAIKLRWFPSVAIINDSMNLLEKLNAIALPVMVLTLVVLAHMMRMTRAAILNVMQSAYIETAELKGLRMLKIIRKHAFPNAVAPIVNVVMINMAYLVVGVVVVEVVFAYPGMGQYLVDHVAKRDVPVVQACGLIFAAVYIGLNLIADIVSIVTNPRLRHPK; from the coding sequence GTGCATCCTATTGTAAAATTGGTGGCCCAGCGCTTAGCGCTGGGCTTTCTTCTCCTTCTTGCCGCGTCAGTCCTAATCTTTGCGGGCACTACCATGCTGCCCGGTGATGTAGCGCAACAAATTCTCGGACAGGGTGCGACCCCGACGGCGCTTGCGAACTTGCGCGCCGAGCTTGGGCTGAATGATCCCCCTGTTACCCGCTATCTGGCCTGGTTGGGCGGCGTCCTGCAGGGCGACCTTGGCACGGCATTAACCAATGGTCGCGACATTGCCGACAGCATTGGCGGGCGTCTCAAGAATACCATGTTCCTTGCTTTCTGGGCGGCCGCAATCTCGGTCCCGCTGGCAATTTTTCTCGGTCTGCTGGCTGTCCGCTACAAAGACAAATGGCCGGATAAACTGATTTCAAGTGTGACGCTCACGACCATTTCGATCCCTGAATTCATGATCGGTTACATCCTCGTTTACTGGCTCGCTATCAAACTACGCTGGTTCCCTTCTGTGGCGATTATCAACGACTCGATGAACCTTCTGGAAAAGCTCAACGCGATTGCCTTGCCTGTCATGGTGCTGACGCTGGTGGTACTGGCCCATATGATGCGAATGACCCGTGCCGCGATCCTCAACGTGATGCAATCGGCCTATATCGAGACGGCCGAACTCAAGGGCTTGCGAATGCTCAAGATCATTCGCAAGCATGCCTTTCCCAATGCGGTAGCACCGATTGTCAATGTTGTGATGATCAACATGGCCTATCTCGTCGTTGGTGTCGTCGTCGTGGAGGTGGTGTTCGCCTACCCCGGTATGGGCCAGTATTTGGTCGATCACGTGGCGAAGCGCGATGTGCCAGTGGTACAGGCCTGTGGCCTCATATTTGCCGCCGTCTATATCGGGTTAAACCTGATCGCCGATATTGTCTCGATCGTTACAAACCCCAGACTGAGGCATCCAAAGTGA
- a CDS encoding alkaline phosphatase family protein: MKSKLLLIILDGVPYRNWRRLFGNLEGWVDSGDARVWKIRSVLPSISASCYASIHTGVAPAVHGCTGNGNVFRLSQPDVFSQVRAGGGVTGAVAHSFWSEFFNRHPFDYVRDIEYDERDSHTINHGRFHTMTGYGLKNQMTPSDVDLFATLSNLCMRFDLNYGMLHTCTLDSMGHRFFHDCQEMDHACFVMDEMLAPFIPKWRAAGYEVIVTADHGQDARGHHGGRDPLQQEAALYYFGDAEGPDEDYVIDQLQLAPTILSRLGAPVPDTMKAGSFLR; this comes from the coding sequence ATGAAAAGCAAACTCCTTCTGATCATTCTTGACGGCGTCCCCTACCGCAACTGGCGCCGCCTGTTCGGTAATTTGGAGGGGTGGGTCGACAGTGGCGATGCGCGCGTCTGGAAGATCCGCTCGGTGCTGCCCTCCATCTCTGCTTCGTGCTATGCGTCAATACACACGGGCGTGGCGCCGGCGGTGCATGGCTGTACCGGCAACGGCAATGTGTTCAGGCTCAGCCAGCCTGACGTTTTCTCGCAGGTGCGCGCAGGCGGCGGTGTTACAGGCGCCGTTGCACACAGTTTCTGGTCCGAGTTCTTTAACCGCCATCCTTTCGATTATGTCCGCGATATCGAATATGACGAACGTGACAGCCATACGATCAATCATGGCCGATTTCATACAATGACGGGCTATGGACTGAAGAACCAGATGACGCCCTCAGACGTGGATCTGTTCGCCACACTGAGCAATCTTTGTATGCGCTTTGATCTTAATTATGGCATGCTGCACACCTGCACCCTCGACAGTATGGGCCACCGGTTTTTTCATGATTGTCAGGAAATGGACCATGCCTGCTTTGTGATGGATGAAATGCTTGCGCCGTTTATTCCGAAATGGCGCGCCGCAGGATATGAAGTAATTGTCACTGCGGATCATGGGCAGGACGCCCGCGGCCATCATGGCGGGCGCGATCCCTTACAGCAGGAAGCAGCGCTTTATTACTTTGGTGATGCCGAAGGGCCGGATGAGGACTACGTCATTGACCAGCTTCAGTTGGCTCCGACTATTTTAAGCCGTTTGGGCGCCCCCGTGCCTGATACAATGAAGGCGGGAAGTTTTCTGCGCTAG
- a CDS encoding ABC transporter ATP-binding protein: MSEPLLKVRGLKIGATVYPPGEKSRHIDIVHGIDFELEAGKVLGLIGESGAGKSTIGLAAMAYGRGGVELTGGEVWVNGRDVLQARMPDKRRLRGAEVTYVSQSAAASFNPAKRIMEQVIEAAVGQGKFTKREAEDRAVALFEKLGLPDPENIGSRYPHQVSGGQLQRCMTALALCPQPDLVVFDEPTTALDVTTQIDVLAAIKDAIRDTGVAALYITHDLAVVAQVSDHIMVLQQGSMVEYGTTDQIINNPQEEYTKALVSVRSIKHIEKEPTDTPILRVEGITARYKGTNFDVLKNINVEIHPGQTLAVVGESGSGKSTLARVITGLLPPSNGKIVFDDRVLTPDLATRPVEDLRELQMIYQMADTAMNPRQTVGTIIGRPLEFYFGLKGKAKQQRIQELLDEIELGEGFQDRYPAELSGGQKQRVCIARALAAKPKLIICDEVTSALDPLVADGILKLLLKLQKVEDVSYLFITHDLATVKAIADSIAVMYQGQVVRYGPKSEVLSPPFDDYTDLLLSSVPEMKIGWLEETIANRKMESAGN; the protein is encoded by the coding sequence ATGAGTGAACCCCTCCTCAAAGTACGCGGCCTGAAGATTGGCGCGACAGTCTATCCTCCCGGCGAAAAATCGCGCCATATCGATATTGTTCATGGCATCGACTTTGAGCTGGAGGCGGGCAAAGTGCTCGGCCTAATCGGGGAGTCCGGCGCCGGCAAATCAACCATTGGCCTGGCCGCTATGGCGTACGGTCGCGGCGGTGTCGAGCTGACGGGTGGCGAAGTCTGGGTTAATGGCCGTGATGTACTTCAGGCAAGAATGCCCGACAAGCGGCGCCTGCGAGGCGCCGAAGTCACCTATGTGTCCCAATCTGCTGCTGCATCCTTCAATCCGGCCAAACGTATCATGGAGCAGGTGATCGAGGCCGCGGTTGGGCAGGGAAAGTTCACAAAGCGCGAGGCCGAAGATCGCGCCGTAGCGCTGTTCGAAAAGCTGGGATTGCCCGATCCTGAAAATATCGGTTCACGCTATCCCCATCAGGTGTCCGGCGGTCAGCTACAGCGCTGCATGACGGCCCTTGCCCTGTGCCCACAGCCTGATCTTGTTGTCTTTGACGAACCGACGACCGCACTTGATGTAACCACGCAAATCGATGTGCTGGCGGCAATCAAAGACGCGATCCGCGACACCGGCGTGGCTGCCCTCTATATCACTCACGACCTCGCGGTTGTAGCGCAGGTCAGTGATCACATCATGGTGCTGCAACAGGGCTCTATGGTCGAATACGGCACCACGGACCAGATCATCAACAATCCGCAAGAAGAATATACCAAAGCGCTGGTCTCCGTTCGATCGATCAAGCACATCGAAAAAGAACCGACAGACACGCCAATCCTCAGGGTCGAAGGCATTACCGCACGCTACAAAGGCACGAATTTCGATGTTTTGAAGAACATCAACGTCGAGATACACCCCGGTCAGACACTCGCCGTGGTGGGTGAAAGCGGCTCTGGAAAATCAACACTTGCGCGGGTGATTACGGGGCTTTTGCCCCCCTCGAATGGCAAGATCGTCTTTGATGACCGCGTCCTGACGCCCGATCTTGCGACCCGTCCGGTGGAAGACCTGCGCGAGCTACAGATGATCTACCAGATGGCTGACACAGCCATGAACCCGCGCCAGACGGTCGGCACCATCATTGGCCGCCCGCTCGAATTCTACTTTGGCTTGAAAGGCAAAGCGAAACAGCAGCGTATTCAAGAACTTCTTGACGAAATCGAACTCGGTGAAGGTTTTCAGGATCGTTATCCCGCTGAGTTGTCGGGTGGACAAAAACAACGTGTTTGCATTGCCCGCGCATTGGCAGCCAAGCCAAAGCTGATCATCTGTGACGAAGTCACGAGCGCGCTTGACCCACTTGTAGCCGATGGCATTCTCAAACTGCTTTTGAAGCTGCAGAAGGTCGAGGATGTCTCCTATCTGTTTATCACCCACGATCTGGCCACGGTGAAAGCGATCGCAGACAGCATCGCTGTTATGTATCAGGGCCAAGTCGTCCGCTATGGCCCCAAATCAGAGGTCCTGTCGCCTCCATTTGACGACTATACCGATCTGCTGCTCAGCTCGGTGCCCGAGATGAAAATCGGTTGGCTGGAAGAGACAATCGCAAACCGTAAAATGGAGAGCGCGGGCAACTAA
- a CDS encoding ABC transporter substrate-binding protein, translating to MNTDLKTLSAAVTEGLMTRRDFVARAAALGVTAAAANSMLARSAAADGHGTPVAGGTFRMGLSGGESTNTQDPALWASQVPLAIGRLWGETLVRETSDGGIEGLVAESWEGSDGGKTWRFKIRDGITFSNGQPVTAQDVLRTMERHSNEDSKSGALGIVKSISGMRTDGDDIFEVTLELGNADLPVLMADYHLMIQPDGGFGDENAAIGTGAYVMDEYEPGVRATATRREGYWGGDQTVTAHYDKIEVIVLNDATARTAALQSGQVDSINAVDPKIAKLLDRAPTLTVRNVSGRGHYVFIAHVDTAPFDNLDLRLALKYAINRQELVDKILQGYGSIGNDMPINAAYPLFDDTIPQREFSIEKAAEHYKKSGHDGSPIILRVADGAFSGAVDAASLFQQTAQAAGIPLEIKREPNDGYWSEVWNVQPFCASYWGGRPVQDQMYSTAYFSEADWNDTRWKREEFDAMLLEARSELDDAKRKEIYSQMGRMLNEEGGVILPMFNDFIDAASNDIANYSVDPNSPLMNYYAFKHTWKSA from the coding sequence ATGAACACCGATCTGAAAACGCTGAGCGCAGCCGTCACAGAGGGTCTGATGACCCGCCGTGACTTTGTTGCTCGCGCCGCAGCCCTCGGCGTGACAGCCGCTGCTGCAAACTCGATGCTCGCACGTTCCGCCGCTGCTGACGGCCATGGAACACCTGTTGCAGGTGGCACCTTCCGCATGGGTCTGTCGGGTGGCGAAAGCACAAACACACAAGATCCGGCACTTTGGGCCTCTCAGGTCCCGCTCGCGATCGGCCGTCTCTGGGGTGAAACGCTGGTGCGTGAAACCTCCGATGGGGGGATTGAAGGTCTGGTCGCAGAAAGCTGGGAAGGCTCCGACGGCGGTAAAACATGGCGCTTTAAAATTCGCGATGGCATCACTTTCTCGAACGGGCAGCCGGTTACAGCACAAGATGTTTTGCGCACAATGGAGCGCCACTCGAACGAGGATTCCAAGTCAGGTGCACTGGGCATTGTAAAGAGCATCTCGGGCATGCGCACGGATGGCGATGATATCTTCGAAGTAACATTGGAACTCGGCAATGCCGACCTTCCGGTGCTGATGGCCGATTACCATTTGATGATCCAGCCAGACGGTGGTTTCGGTGACGAAAATGCGGCAATCGGTACCGGCGCTTATGTCATGGACGAATACGAGCCGGGTGTGCGCGCAACTGCAACACGGCGCGAAGGTTACTGGGGCGGCGATCAGACCGTCACTGCCCACTATGACAAAATCGAAGTAATTGTTCTGAACGATGCAACAGCGCGAACAGCCGCGCTGCAATCGGGTCAGGTCGACAGCATCAATGCGGTTGATCCCAAGATTGCCAAATTGCTGGACCGTGCGCCAACCCTGACTGTGCGCAATGTATCGGGCCGTGGCCATTACGTGTTCATCGCGCATGTAGATACTGCACCCTTCGACAATCTGGATCTACGTCTCGCGCTTAAATACGCGATCAACCGTCAGGAGCTGGTCGACAAGATCCTGCAAGGGTACGGCAGCATCGGGAACGACATGCCAATCAATGCAGCCTACCCGCTGTTTGACGACACAATCCCGCAGCGCGAGTTCAGCATCGAAAAAGCCGCCGAGCACTATAAAAAGTCCGGACACGATGGCAGCCCGATCATCTTGCGCGTCGCTGACGGTGCCTTCTCGGGCGCTGTGGATGCCGCATCGCTGTTCCAGCAGACTGCACAGGCCGCCGGCATACCGCTCGAGATCAAGCGTGAGCCGAATGATGGCTACTGGTCCGAAGTGTGGAACGTGCAGCCCTTCTGTGCCTCCTATTGGGGTGGACGTCCCGTGCAGGACCAGATGTATTCCACAGCATATTTCTCGGAAGCCGACTGGAACGATACCCGCTGGAAGCGTGAAGAATTCGACGCGATGCTACTCGAAGCCCGCTCGGAGTTGGACGATGCCAAGCGCAAGGAAATCTACTCCCAGATGGGCCGGATGCTGAACGAAGAGGGTGGAGTGATCCTGCCGATGTTCAATGACTTCATTGATGCTGCTTCCAACGACATCGCAAACTACAGCGTTGATCCGAACAGCCCGCTGATGAACTACTACGCGTTCAAGCACACGTGGAAGTCGGCATAA
- a CDS encoding alpha/beta hydrolase has protein sequence MSHSPDYGLLLDDEVRAYIAKGATFYPPNAVDLSIAEQRAVYDRMCAAFHTGRPAGVQTWDEAHGGVNCRRYEIGPHTATLIYYHGGGFVVGGLHSHDDVCAELCARAGVRVISVDYRLAPEAVFPQCYNDAKAAFDAIVNAFDGLVFVAGDSAGGNLAAAVTHHSRRQVAGQMLIYPGLGGDPTKGSYVEHANAPELTTRDMLFYQTIRTGGTPPPKGDPRYAPLHDSDFTGLPPTVIVTAQCDPLASDGESYRDAIIAAGGKAVWFNEAGLVHGCLRARTMSKRGAAFFDRVADATAAIVGGAWPY, from the coding sequence TTGAGCCATTCACCTGACTATGGCCTGCTCCTCGATGACGAGGTGCGGGCTTATATTGCTAAGGGTGCCACATTTTATCCCCCGAATGCGGTTGATCTGAGCATTGCCGAACAGCGCGCTGTCTATGACCGGATGTGTGCGGCTTTTCATACTGGTCGCCCTGCGGGTGTACAGACATGGGACGAGGCGCACGGCGGCGTAAACTGCCGCAGATATGAGATTGGCCCCCACACGGCGACGCTGATCTACTATCACGGTGGTGGCTTTGTCGTTGGGGGATTGCACAGCCATGACGATGTCTGCGCCGAGTTGTGCGCGCGGGCAGGGGTGCGCGTGATCTCTGTTGATTACCGGCTAGCGCCCGAAGCGGTTTTTCCGCAGTGCTACAATGATGCAAAAGCGGCGTTTGATGCGATTGTGAATGCGTTTGATGGTCTTGTTTTCGTGGCAGGAGACAGTGCGGGGGGTAACCTCGCTGCGGCGGTCACACATCACTCAAGAAGGCAGGTCGCAGGTCAGATGCTTATCTATCCTGGTTTGGGCGGTGATCCTACCAAAGGAAGTTATGTCGAGCATGCGAATGCGCCCGAGCTTACAACGCGTGACATGCTTTTTTACCAGACTATCCGAACCGGAGGTACGCCACCGCCCAAGGGCGATCCCCGCTATGCGCCGCTGCATGACAGTGATTTCACAGGACTTCCGCCGACAGTTATCGTCACGGCGCAATGCGATCCATTGGCGAGTGATGGCGAAAGCTACCGTGATGCCATTATCGCGGCGGGTGGAAAGGCCGTGTGGTTCAACGAGGCGGGGCTGGTACATGGCTGCCTGCGCGCACGCACCATGAGCAAGCGGGGCGCTGCATTCTTTGACCGTGTGGCGGATGCTACAGCCGCGATTGTCGGTGGGGCTTGGCCTTACTGA
- a CDS encoding ABC transporter permease: MIRIPPAALIGLFFTSVFFFCAIFAPFIAPYGMAEIVGDVWEPSSSEFLLGTDSIGRDLLSRMIWGGRTTIFIATAATVLSFATGATLGFFAAVSGGWVDQALSRFIDLIMSIPSLIFALVVLSVMPTTILTLIVLMGLLDSTRVFRLARAVAVDITVMDYVEAARLRGEKTAWIIFRETLPNALSPLVAEMGLRFIFMVLFVSTLSFLGLGVQPPNADWGGIVKDNKEGINYGIQAALYPAYAIAALCISINLVADWILSRTTSLKGGRG; this comes from the coding sequence ATGATCCGCATCCCCCCTGCTGCCCTTATCGGTCTGTTCTTTACGTCGGTGTTTTTCTTTTGCGCCATCTTTGCGCCCTTCATCGCCCCCTACGGCATGGCCGAAATTGTAGGCGATGTGTGGGAACCTTCCTCTTCCGAGTTTCTATTGGGCACAGATAGTATCGGGCGCGATCTTCTGAGCCGGATGATCTGGGGCGGACGCACAACTATCTTCATCGCCACCGCAGCCACTGTCCTAAGCTTCGCAACAGGCGCCACACTGGGCTTTTTTGCAGCAGTCTCGGGCGGCTGGGTGGATCAGGCATTGAGCCGGTTCATTGATCTCATCATGTCTATTCCTTCGCTCATTTTCGCGCTGGTGGTCCTGTCGGTTATGCCGACCACAATCCTTACGCTGATCGTCCTGATGGGGCTGCTCGACAGCACGCGGGTGTTTCGCCTTGCCCGTGCTGTAGCAGTCGACATCACAGTCATGGATTATGTCGAAGCCGCCCGCCTGCGCGGCGAGAAAACCGCATGGATTATCTTCCGTGAGACACTGCCAAACGCGCTTTCGCCTCTCGTTGCCGAGATGGGACTGCGCTTTATCTTTATGGTACTGTTCGTCTCGACGCTTTCGTTTTTGGGATTGGGCGTACAGCCCCCCAATGCGGATTGGGGCGGTATCGTAAAAGACAACAAAGAGGGCATTAACTACGGCATTCAGGCAGCGCTCTACCCTGCCTACGCAATTGCTGCGCTGTGCATCTCGATCAACCTGGTGGCCGACTGGATCCTGAGCCGGACCACCTCCTTGAAAGGCGGTCGCGGATGA
- a CDS encoding Ig-like domain-containing protein, with protein MKTIDFVVLGSAGGLQRGKVSADASNQTIVAGSGQEISLNARQSDFASQVRSGDQLIITLSDGRTITIDNFFNETGPANRLFVSADGYLNEVSFIDGGQGNLYAQYGPTAEWGKWSPSDELIFLGNSEVAGVPLDEGDGDVSMLGAALLGGSSLLGIGAATAAGVGGLAVIGGIGGGGGSGGEPAGPRVPYVDDAETNVVVGGDGATEVIVITGGGEPGDTVVVTIGDETVTTEIDVNGEFEAVFEGENFPDDGVYDSGVTVTNGDGNAVDLDGPSYEIDTTPPEITFTSGTESTGDFVNEASYDEDVVLTGTGEAGATLVITIAGHSETTVVSGDGTWTITYDAGTFQPGEYTSPITAVTTDSFGNSSTYSETLVVDTITTVGINTATIGGDGTINGVEHAGGVDFTGTAQAGASVVVTVGTVTQTVTASSAGTWSTSFTSAQLAAGEYTGTVTAVATDSFGNTATASGTFVVDTFVRDFSITSTTGGVDGVINAEEAAQPLTVSGMTEPGSTVSVQLGGATATAVVSSNGSWTATFAAGSVTAGTYTATMTATATDAAGNVDTATTSVVVDTEAGLLTIDSTPVEDDDIVNEDEASDGVYLTGTADAGAVVTVTLAGVSRTVVTDSSGNWEAYYAASAVAAGVYTAEITAITTDAAGNSRTATDSVQVDTRVDNLTVAAGDIAVDNIISAAEANGDVSVSGTTEVGSLSVIVTLGGQTATAVIDAAGNWTAVFDGSALTRGTYTADVGVTATDIAGNIRSIGATVDVDTEVVPFDMTSNSAGADQVVNAAEAAAGIDLGGTVEAGSTVRVTFDGTGYDATVDAAGNWSLTVPAGSIRGGEYDAAIRVVAMDHVGNVAIINDILTIDTSAPDGPIIASVDQGVGDFRGITIEAPMGNGDTSGDVASVVQVRADGSIVEVGGDESTNRRGETEFEFDVNVPNGSHLIVNSTDAAGNTSGTYLVLDDESLNSSINLSNGGLGDYQIENLNLDFAEAANVVIDEASLLALSSNSNTLTIRGSSDDQVTIEGGVARGTQAVGDEVFNAYSVGAEGMLLVDQDVQVII; from the coding sequence ATGAAGACGATTGATTTCGTCGTTCTGGGTAGCGCGGGCGGTTTGCAACGTGGCAAGGTATCTGCGGATGCATCAAACCAGACAATCGTGGCCGGTTCCGGTCAGGAAATTTCTCTTAACGCGCGCCAGTCCGATTTTGCCAGCCAAGTGCGCTCGGGCGATCAGCTGATCATCACGCTGAGCGATGGCCGCACAATTACAATTGACAACTTCTTCAATGAAACCGGCCCCGCAAACCGGTTGTTCGTATCTGCAGACGGATACCTTAACGAGGTCAGCTTTATCGATGGCGGGCAGGGCAACCTTTATGCCCAGTACGGTCCGACCGCAGAGTGGGGTAAGTGGAGCCCATCAGACGAGTTGATCTTCCTCGGCAATTCCGAAGTTGCCGGTGTTCCCCTTGATGAGGGTGATGGTGATGTCTCCATGCTGGGTGCGGCACTTCTGGGGGGCAGCAGCCTTCTTGGTATTGGTGCGGCGACAGCTGCGGGTGTCGGCGGACTTGCGGTTATTGGCGGTATCGGCGGCGGCGGTGGCAGTGGCGGCGAACCTGCCGGTCCGCGCGTACCCTATGTGGATGACGCAGAGACAAACGTGGTTGTGGGTGGCGACGGCGCGACCGAAGTTATCGTAATCACGGGCGGCGGTGAACCGGGCGATACAGTTGTCGTGACAATCGGCGATGAGACCGTAACTACCGAGATCGACGTGAATGGTGAGTTCGAGGCGGTTTTCGAGGGTGAGAACTTCCCCGATGATGGTGTCTATGATTCCGGCGTGACAGTGACCAACGGCGACGGCAATGCCGTTGACCTTGACGGTCCATCCTACGAGATCGACACGACACCACCGGAAATTACCTTTACCTCCGGCACCGAAAGCACTGGTGATTTCGTCAACGAGGCAAGCTATGACGAAGATGTCGTTCTAACCGGTACAGGCGAGGCTGGTGCCACGCTGGTGATCACCATTGCAGGTCACTCTGAGACCACAGTTGTCAGCGGCGATGGTACCTGGACAATCACGTATGACGCGGGAACCTTCCAGCCGGGTGAATATACGTCACCCATCACTGCTGTAACAACAGACAGCTTTGGTAATTCCAGCACATATAGCGAGACACTGGTTGTCGACACTATCACCACTGTGGGGATCAACACCGCCACAATCGGTGGCGACGGTACAATCAATGGCGTCGAGCACGCAGGCGGCGTCGATTTCACCGGCACAGCGCAGGCAGGTGCCTCAGTTGTTGTGACTGTTGGTACTGTGACACAGACCGTCACTGCATCAAGCGCAGGCACATGGAGCACAAGCTTCACTTCTGCACAGCTGGCAGCAGGTGAATACACCGGAACTGTTACTGCCGTTGCGACAGACAGCTTTGGCAACACGGCCACAGCGTCCGGCACCTTTGTCGTGGACACATTTGTGCGCGATTTCTCTATCACATCCACTACTGGTGGTGTTGACGGCGTGATCAACGCAGAAGAAGCGGCACAGCCGCTCACAGTTTCCGGCATGACCGAGCCAGGCTCGACCGTAAGCGTTCAGCTGGGTGGTGCAACCGCCACAGCCGTCGTTTCGTCAAACGGCAGCTGGACCGCGACCTTTGCCGCGGGCAGTGTCACAGCTGGTACATACACCGCAACAATGACCGCTACGGCAACAGACGCTGCGGGTAACGTAGATACCGCAACCACCTCTGTGGTTGTCGATACCGAAGCGGGCTTGCTCACCATCGACAGCACACCAGTCGAGGACGACGACATCGTAAACGAAGACGAAGCAAGCGATGGCGTCTATCTCACCGGTACTGCAGATGCAGGTGCAGTAGTCACCGTGACACTGGCCGGCGTGAGCCGCACTGTTGTGACGGACAGCAGTGGGAATTGGGAAGCCTATTATGCTGCAAGTGCAGTAGCAGCTGGGGTTTATACCGCCGAGATTACGGCGATTACAACCGATGCCGCAGGCAACAGCCGTACGGCAACCGACAGCGTACAGGTCGATACCCGCGTTGATAACCTGACAGTTGCTGCAGGCGATATCGCAGTGGACAATATCATCAGCGCTGCCGAAGCAAACGGTGACGTATCAGTCTCCGGTACGACCGAAGTCGGATCTCTTTCTGTTATCGTGACGCTTGGCGGTCAGACCGCGACAGCAGTCATCGACGCCGCAGGTAACTGGACTGCCGTATTTGACGGCAGCGCCCTGACGCGCGGCACGTACACTGCCGACGTCGGTGTGACGGCAACGGATATTGCAGGCAACATCCGCTCTATCGGCGCCACAGTCGATGTCGATACCGAGGTTGTGCCCTTTGACATGACCAGCAACTCTGCCGGCGCTGATCAGGTGGTCAATGCTGCCGAAGCCGCTGCAGGCATTGATCTGGGCGGCACCGTCGAGGCAGGCTCAACTGTGCGGGTTACGTTCGACGGAACGGGATATGATGCAACTGTCGATGCGGCGGGCAACTGGTCCTTGACTGTACCGGCGGGCAGCATCCGCGGTGGGGAATATGATGCAGCCATCCGCGTTGTCGCTATGGACCATGTGGGCAACGTGGCGATCATCAATGACATACTGACCATTGATACATCTGCCCCTGACGGTCCGATCATCGCTTCTGTTGATCAAGGTGTCGGCGATTTCCGCGGCATCACGATCGAAGCGCCCATGGGCAACGGTGATACATCCGGTGATGTTGCAAGTGTTGTTCAGGTCCGTGCTGACGGCTCCATCGTTGAGGTAGGCGGTGACGAAAGCACAAACCGTCGCGGCGAGACCGAGTTCGAATTTGACGTAAACGTACCGAACGGCTCACATCTGATCGTAAATTCGACAGATGCTGCCGGTAACACCTCAGGCACCTATCTGGTTCTCGACGATGAATCGCTCAACAGCTCGATCAATCTGAGCAATGGCGGGCTGGGTGACTACCAAATCGAAAACCTGAACCTCGATTTCGCCGAGGCCGCCAACGTTGTGATCGACGAGGCGAGCCTGCTGGCGCTGTCCTCCAACTCCAACACGTTGACCATTCGCGGCTCGTCCGACGATCAGGTGACCATCGAAGGTGGTGTAGCCAGAGGCACCCAAGCTGTAGGTGACGAGGTCTTCAACGCCTATAGCGTGGGGGCGGAAGGTATGTTGCTGGTCGATCAGGACGTTCAGGTTATTATCTAG